ATTCTTCTGTCACACTTTGAGGGACTTCAGCGCAAAGTCACCCATGACGTTGATGTACTGGATGACCATGTTCTGATTGTTGATGATTGGGATTACCTTATCTAAAAATGATACTGTGAAACTCTTCTTGTCTTTCAGGATTATAGAAATCTGGGGGTACATTTTACAGTATTAGTAGTAGTTTTTGAATGTCATGTAATAGCCCATTTTTTATAGCTTTCTATTTTAAGCAAAAGTctgtatgcattttcatttccCTCTATCATACTACAAACTCTTACCATGACATCTGAGGTCTGGGCCAAGGGGTTTGGAATTCTTGTCCCAACTGGGTCCACGGTTGAGGTGAACAAAACCATAGTGCCTACTTTGGGATCATTCCAATAAAATGCAACTTCCAATGCTATATTCGAAATATCAGAACCAAGGCTTATTGCAAATCTGAAAGCATAGAAGATGGAATTGAGTCCCTAAGAGATGTACAACTAATTCATGTGTTTTACTCACAAATAACATGCAGGTTGGCTGTTTTAAAATACAATTTGGTACAAGTAGAAGTTAGTTTTGTTGATTCCTAAAGGTTATGTTTAGGAATCATGCTCATCATACTCTTACTTTTTGGCATCAGCAGGGATTTTTCCTTTCACTTCCACTACTTCTCCAACAGCCACCTGCTGATCGGTCAGCACCAAATTCTGGAAATAGCAATGAGGTATATGAGGAAGGCCATTCTAATTATAGGCCCATTGTGTTCATCACTGTATTCTCAATACCACgtgtacaaata
The Osmerus eperlanus chromosome 17, fOsmEpe2.1, whole genome shotgun sequence DNA segment above includes these coding regions:
- the LOC134038020 gene encoding galectin-1-like, with translation MNLVLTDQQVAVGEVVEVKGKIPADAKKFAISLGSDISNIALEVAFYWNDPKVGTMVLFTSTVDPVGTRIPNPLAQTSDVMISIILKDKKSFTVSFLDKVIPIINNQNMVIQYINVMGDFALKSLKV